In Qipengyuania psychrotolerans, one DNA window encodes the following:
- a CDS encoding Ppx/GppA phosphatase family protein — MADQTPPDSKRGHGKKRGGPSGNVADFRYKRPSRPDGKTGRKPAPRGGQPRAADPSASKFTPNIGRPQNRRQAYAALDLGTNNCRLLIARPSGENFTVIDAFSRVVRLGEGLAASGKLSDDAMDRTLAALNVCAEKLRRRHVYLARSVATEACRRASNGEAFIERVREETGIVLDIISAQEEARLAVLGCHVLLEEGPGPAVIFDIGGGSTELVLVEPSGAVPRILDWMSVPWGVVSLTDTVSGSDESMEARLDRYGRMRKTVSDSFRPFAERIASNARCEHPIRLLGTSGTVTTLASLHLELPQYDRRAVDGLILESQAMRDISTKLSHMSGAERQLLPCIGDDRANLVVAGCAILESILDIWPSETLGVADRGIREGILRSLMAADVEAARSKASLYPMREQDV; from the coding sequence ATGGCGGATCAAACTCCGCCGGACAGTAAAAGGGGGCACGGAAAAAAGAGGGGCGGACCGTCCGGCAACGTAGCCGATTTCCGCTACAAGCGCCCCTCCCGGCCCGATGGCAAGACCGGCCGCAAACCGGCTCCGCGCGGTGGACAGCCGCGCGCTGCGGATCCGAGTGCATCCAAATTCACACCGAACATTGGCCGCCCCCAAAACCGGCGACAAGCTTATGCCGCGCTGGATCTGGGCACGAACAACTGCCGGCTCCTGATCGCCCGCCCTTCGGGCGAAAACTTCACCGTCATTGATGCTTTCAGCCGCGTCGTGCGCCTTGGCGAAGGCTTGGCAGCAAGCGGAAAGCTGTCCGATGACGCGATGGACAGAACGCTTGCCGCGCTCAATGTCTGCGCGGAAAAGCTGCGCCGCCGTCACGTCTATCTGGCGCGATCGGTTGCCACGGAAGCCTGCCGCCGCGCGTCCAATGGCGAAGCCTTCATCGAGCGCGTGCGCGAAGAAACCGGCATCGTACTGGACATTATCTCTGCCCAGGAAGAGGCCCGGCTTGCCGTGCTGGGATGTCATGTCCTGCTCGAAGAGGGTCCCGGCCCGGCGGTTATCTTCGACATTGGCGGCGGTTCGACCGAACTGGTGCTGGTCGAGCCGAGCGGCGCGGTCCCGCGGATCCTCGACTGGATGAGCGTCCCGTGGGGAGTGGTTTCGCTGACCGATACGGTCAGCGGGTCGGACGAGAGCATGGAAGCGCGGCTGGACCGATACGGGCGCATGCGCAAGACGGTTTCCGACAGCTTCAGGCCGTTCGCCGAACGGATCGCCTCCAACGCCCGCTGCGAGCATCCTATCCGGCTGCTGGGCACCAGCGGCACGGTGACTACACTTGCCAGCCTGCATCTTGAGCTACCGCAATATGATCGACGCGCGGTGGACGGGTTGATCCTGGAATCGCAGGCGATGCGCGACATCTCCACCAAGCTGTCGCATATGAGCGGGGCTGAACGACAGCTCTTGCCTTGCATCGGCGATGACCGCGCCAATCTGGTGGTGGCAGGCTGTGCCATCCTGGAATCGATTCTCGACATCTGGCCCTCGGAAACGCTGGGCGTGGCCGACCGCGGCATCCGCGAAGGGATTTTGCGCAGCTTGATGGCAGCAGATGTAGAGGCCGCGCGCAGCAAGGCCTCGCTCTACCCAATGCGGGAGCAGGACGTATGA
- a CDS encoding RlmE family RNA methyltransferase: MSRSGKDRDTRVRTAKKRTASSTRWLQRQLNDPYVKQAKADGYRSRAAYKLIELDEKFGLLRNATRVVDLGIAPGGWSQVVRKVKPKASIVGIDLLPTEPIEGVTIFEMDFMDDDAPRILEEAMGGKADLVMSDMAANTVGHKQTDHLRTMGLVEAGAWFAVENLDKDGTFIAKVLAGGTDKDLLDLLKKHFKTVKHAKPPASRKDSSEWYVIAQGFKGD; the protein is encoded by the coding sequence ATGAGCAGGTCGGGTAAGGATCGCGACACGCGGGTGCGCACCGCCAAGAAACGCACGGCATCCTCCACGCGCTGGCTGCAGCGGCAGTTGAACGATCCCTATGTCAAGCAGGCAAAGGCGGACGGCTATCGCAGCCGTGCGGCCTACAAGCTGATCGAGCTGGACGAGAAATTCGGCCTGCTCAGGAACGCGACGCGTGTGGTCGATCTCGGCATTGCGCCCGGCGGCTGGAGCCAGGTCGTGCGCAAGGTGAAACCCAAGGCCAGCATCGTCGGGATCGATTTGCTCCCGACCGAGCCCATCGAAGGCGTCACCATTTTCGAAATGGATTTCATGGACGATGATGCGCCGCGCATCCTCGAAGAGGCGATGGGCGGAAAAGCCGATCTGGTGATGAGCGATATGGCCGCCAACACCGTGGGTCATAAACAGACTGACCATTTGCGCACCATGGGACTGGTTGAAGCCGGTGCATGGTTTGCGGTCGAGAATCTCGACAAGGACGGCACCTTCATCGCGAAGGTGCTGGCGGGCGGAACCGACAAGGACTTGCTCGACCTGCTCAAGAAGCACTTCAAGACGGTCAAGCATGCCAAGCCCCCCGCCAGCCGCAAGGATTCCAGCGAGTGGTACGTCATTGCCCAGGGCTTCAAGGGCGACTGA